The following coding sequences are from one Seonamhaeicola sp. ML3 window:
- a CDS encoding circularly permuted type 2 ATP-grasp protein: MDKSQFISPYDLQKDTWDEMYTNDLKLRQQYETINNYLNSTSIEELSKKEELSKQLFINEGVTFTVYNDSKGIEKIFPFDIIPRIITSKEWSKIESGIKQRITALNLFIKDIYNEQFILKDGIIPPELIYSCPYFLREMKGVVPPFDIYVHITGVDLIRNTDGEFYVLEDNLRTPSGVSYMLENREISKRIFPGILPMCNVLSVSSYPNILYENLKSCSHQDNPNVVLLTPGIYNSAYYEHTTLARLMGIELVEGSDLVVKDHVVYMKTTFGLKRVDVIYRRVDDDFLDPMEFNANSVLGVAGIMSAYRKGNVVIVNAPGTGVADDKAVYTFVPDMIRYYLNEEPILKNIQTYQLGKPDELKYVKKHINKMVIKKTDGSGGYGMLMGHEASEQEIKEYLDNVDKNPAAFIAQPILKLSTTPCFIDGQLSPRCVDLRPFAVYGRNGIEICPGGLTRVALKKGSLVVNSSQGGGSKDTWVIK, translated from the coding sequence ATGGATAAATCTCAGTTCATCTCACCTTACGATCTACAAAAAGACACATGGGATGAAATGTATACCAATGATTTAAAGTTAAGACAGCAATACGAAACAATCAACAACTACCTCAATAGCACATCTATTGAAGAGCTTTCAAAAAAAGAAGAACTTTCCAAGCAGCTTTTTATAAACGAGGGGGTTACGTTCACTGTTTATAACGACTCAAAAGGTATTGAAAAGATTTTTCCATTCGATATCATTCCTAGGATTATTACCTCTAAAGAATGGAGCAAAATTGAGAGCGGCATAAAACAACGTATAACCGCTTTAAATCTATTTATTAAGGATATTTATAATGAGCAATTTATTTTAAAGGATGGTATAATTCCGCCTGAATTGATCTATAGTTGCCCATACTTTTTGCGTGAAATGAAAGGAGTAGTCCCACCTTTCGATATTTACGTTCATATAACAGGTGTAGACCTTATACGAAACACCGATGGTGAATTTTATGTACTAGAAGACAATCTTAGAACACCTTCTGGAGTAAGTTATATGCTCGAAAATCGTGAAATTTCTAAACGTATTTTTCCCGGTATTTTACCCATGTGCAATGTGCTTTCTGTTTCTAGCTACCCAAATATTCTTTATGAAAATCTAAAATCCTGTAGTCACCAAGATAACCCTAATGTGGTTCTGCTTACGCCAGGGATTTACAATTCTGCGTACTATGAGCATACTACCTTGGCAAGACTTATGGGTATTGAGCTTGTAGAAGGTTCCGATTTGGTTGTAAAGGATCATGTGGTGTACATGAAAACTACTTTCGGACTTAAACGTGTTGATGTTATATACCGAAGAGTTGACGACGACTTTTTAGACCCTATGGAGTTTAACGCCAATAGTGTTTTGGGAGTGGCTGGAATAATGTCGGCCTACAGAAAAGGTAATGTAGTTATAGTTAATGCTCCTGGAACGGGTGTTGCAGACGATAAAGCCGTGTACACCTTTGTTCCCGATATGATAAGGTATTATTTAAACGAAGAACCCATATTAAAAAACATTCAAACCTACCAACTTGGTAAACCTGATGAATTAAAATATGTAAAAAAACATATTAATAAAATGGTTATAAAGAAAACCGATGGTAGTGGCGGTTATGGTATGTTAATGGGACACGAGGCCAGTGAACAGGAAATAAAGGAATATCTTGATAATGTAGATAAAAATCCTGCGGCATTTATAGCGCAACCCATACTTAAACTATCCACCACACCGTGTTTTATAGACGGTCAACTTTCACCAAGATGTGTAGACTTAAGACCATTTGCTGTTTATGGACGAAACGGTATTGAAATATGTCCAGGCGGATTGACCCGAGTGGCACTTAAAAAAGGATCCCTAGTAGTAAACAGCTCTCAAGGTGGCGGTAGTAAAGATACTTGGGTGATAAAATAA
- a CDS encoding alpha-E domain-containing protein, producing MLSRVANNLIWMNRYMERGYSILRLLKTNYSAHQDSPVLFSWEPILKNYGDESNFRSENTIACLDYMIFDNNNPNAIVNLVTRSRENARSVQEHIPREIWLSINSYFLYLNDPNTQKELTHSDPVTFLDQLLRYQLIYYGNIDITQERGPAYYFMDVGKFLERVIQISDITSMKLKEISKTSDSLERSFHWKNLLLSVGAYQLYLKNYKSVFTSDSIIKVIFQEQLFPKSLYYCINKLSRHINHLILTNELVKNDLEFLLGKLESTIKYTTIESINDQGLEQFIESIKSDISNISLSINNVYFSAQS from the coding sequence ATGCTTAGTAGAGTTGCAAACAATCTTATTTGGATGAACCGCTATATGGAGCGGGGTTATAGTATTTTAAGACTATTAAAAACAAACTATTCTGCACATCAGGATTCTCCTGTGCTTTTCTCTTGGGAACCTATTCTTAAAAACTATGGGGACGAATCTAATTTTCGTTCTGAAAACACCATAGCCTGTTTGGATTATATGATTTTCGATAACAATAACCCCAACGCTATAGTTAACTTGGTTACCCGATCTCGAGAAAATGCACGAAGTGTTCAAGAGCATATTCCAAGAGAAATATGGTTATCCATAAACAGTTACTTTCTCTATCTCAATGACCCAAATACCCAAAAAGAACTTACCCACAGTGACCCAGTAACGTTTTTGGACCAACTTCTAAGATATCAACTTATTTATTATGGCAACATCGATATTACGCAAGAACGCGGACCAGCTTATTACTTTATGGATGTGGGCAAATTTTTAGAACGCGTTATACAAATTTCAGATATAACAAGTATGAAACTAAAGGAAATATCGAAAACATCCGATAGCTTAGAACGTAGTTTTCATTGGAAAAACCTACTGCTATCTGTTGGCGCCTATCAACTTTACTTAAAAAATTACAAATCGGTTTTCACTTCAGACTCCATTATAAAAGTTATTTTTCAAGAACAATTATTTCCAAAATCATTGTACTATTGCATCAATAAATTGAGCAGGCACATTAACCACCTAATTTTAACAAACGAATTGGTTAAAAACGATTTGGAGTTCCTTTTAGGAAAACTGGAAAGCACTATAAAATACACAACCATAGAAAGTATAAACGATCAAGGTCTAGAACAATTTATTGAAAGTATTAAGAGTGACATAAGCAACATTTCACTTAGTATTAACAATGTCTATTTCTCTGCGCAAAGCTAG
- a CDS encoding transglutaminase family protein: protein MGLFYIKHITRYDYSGAVIDGANQIKLYPFNNEYQKVNSQKITINDNPNIQTYKDFYFNTVGTFMLVKPHNFLSIESDIEVKTYPVQFPEDSASPNEQWKVLESLKSDTQFIDYLKFITFDGTPEILELINSKDKSTITPYKVALEFCEYIFKNFKYIQGITNVDSKLDHVWELKAGVCQDFTNILLQMVRKIGIPARYVSGYICPSDSKTRGEGATHAWIEIYIPFYGWLGLDPTNNLIASEYHVKLAVGRNYKDCAPLKGVYKGNVTDSLFVKVHVSTKRTNGVIAISEDTDAEKSKAQVKTDSKNSYRQNLEFIQQQQQQQQ from the coding sequence ATGGGTTTATTTTACATTAAACATATTACGAGGTACGACTATAGCGGTGCTGTAATTGACGGGGCAAACCAAATTAAACTATACCCCTTTAACAATGAATACCAAAAAGTTAATTCCCAAAAAATAACTATAAACGATAATCCCAACATACAGACTTACAAAGATTTTTATTTTAATACTGTGGGAACCTTTATGCTGGTGAAACCACATAATTTTTTATCAATAGAATCTGATATTGAAGTAAAAACATATCCGGTGCAATTTCCAGAGGATTCTGCTTCACCAAACGAGCAGTGGAAAGTTTTAGAATCCTTAAAAAGCGACACGCAGTTTATTGACTATTTAAAATTTATCACTTTTGATGGCACCCCTGAAATACTTGAATTAATCAATTCCAAGGATAAATCTACCATCACACCCTATAAAGTCGCTTTAGAGTTTTGCGAGTATATTTTCAAGAATTTTAAATACATACAAGGTATTACCAATGTAGATTCTAAACTAGACCATGTTTGGGAGTTAAAGGCGGGTGTTTGTCAGGATTTTACCAATATTTTACTTCAGATGGTTAGAAAAATTGGAATTCCGGCGCGTTATGTTAGTGGTTATATTTGTCCGAGCGACTCCAAAACAAGAGGTGAGGGCGCAACCCATGCTTGGATTGAAATTTACATCCCGTTTTACGGATGGCTAGGTCTAGACCCTACCAACAACCTTATTGCATCAGAATATCACGTTAAATTGGCTGTGGGCAGAAATTATAAGGATTGTGCTCCTTTAAAAGGCGTTTATAAAGGCAATGTAACCGATAGCTTGTTCGTGAAGGTTCATGTAAGTACCAAAAGAACAAACGGTGTGATAGCTATTAGCGAAGACACCGATGCAGAAAAATCCAAAGCACAGGTAAAAACCGATTCAAAAAATAGTTATCGCCAAAATTTAGAATTCATTCAACAGCAACAACAGCAACAGCAATAA
- a CDS encoding SulP family inorganic anion transporter encodes MTHNATKSNIISGFLVFLIALPLCLGIAKASGFPPIAGIYTAIIGGLVVTFLSKAPLAIKGPAAGLIAIAISAVEELGGDDPIMGYKLTLAVIVVSGVLQLFMGLAKFGKLGDMFPISVIRGMLAAIGVIIISKQIHVILGVVPEAKSPMALLAEVPNSIMHLNPKVAIIGTLSLLFLFGHPYLKHGTLRKLPAPLLTLLIAIPLGFVFNLSQQHTYNIGTLNFEIDPSQFLVMLPDSFLSGITFPDFSQLLSYSSVKYIIMFALVGSIESVLSAKAVDALDPKGRETKLNQDLVAVGIGNTIAGFIGGLPMISEIVRSSANINAGAKGRMSNFYHGLFLFLFVLLAASVIKTIPNTALAAMLVYTGFKLASPKELKKIKSIGLDQLLQFLTTLIVTLMTDLLVGVASGIALKIVMELMQGVRVKEMFSLKTQMFSGDNGLVIKVDGVASFINYLKFKTLIDAQPKNKKIVLDFAGAHFIDHTFLNNINSIQNKFSKEGGELIKTGFENHHFQSSHHLASRRLITNPFQQVNGNFDLSKRAQRIQNMALVNQLDFEANLSPSLIRPYLSAFSILSKLRRARNFVLGTREHYSFMLCDITYVSAGEFSTETSTCTIALIFNIDKGGIPDFYTKDKTDLFDFITDYDFKLMPKTNHRPFNVFGNNQDLIDTFFTPGITEIISNNPYTIECKRRVMLIHNAWSHIQEGEPLMDLLNYVDQLATEVVKKRLEEKASLTENSQVL; translated from the coding sequence ATGACTCACAACGCCACTAAGTCCAATATCATTTCTGGGTTTTTAGTTTTTCTTATTGCCCTTCCACTCTGTTTAGGTATTGCTAAGGCTAGCGGATTTCCACCAATTGCTGGAATTTATACAGCTATTATAGGCGGGCTTGTTGTTACTTTCTTGTCTAAGGCACCATTGGCCATTAAAGGCCCTGCTGCTGGATTAATTGCAATAGCCATAAGTGCTGTAGAAGAACTAGGAGGAGATGACCCTATTATGGGCTATAAGCTCACTTTGGCTGTAATTGTGGTTTCTGGAGTACTCCAGCTTTTTATGGGCTTGGCTAAGTTTGGAAAGTTAGGCGATATGTTTCCCATTTCGGTGATAAGGGGTATGTTGGCTGCTATTGGTGTTATTATTATAAGCAAACAAATTCATGTAATATTAGGTGTTGTGCCAGAGGCGAAATCCCCCATGGCATTGTTGGCAGAAGTGCCAAATAGTATCATGCATTTAAACCCCAAGGTGGCCATTATAGGGACTTTAAGTTTATTGTTTCTTTTTGGGCATCCTTACCTTAAACATGGCACATTACGGAAATTACCGGCACCACTGCTTACTTTACTTATTGCAATTCCTTTAGGTTTCGTTTTTAATTTATCCCAACAACACACTTATAATATTGGTACTTTAAATTTTGAAATTGATCCATCTCAGTTTTTGGTGATGTTGCCCGATAGTTTTTTAAGTGGGATTACTTTTCCAGATTTCTCCCAATTACTATCCTATTCTTCTGTAAAATACATTATCATGTTTGCTTTAGTTGGTAGTATTGAATCTGTTTTAAGTGCTAAGGCAGTCGATGCTTTAGATCCTAAAGGGCGGGAAACCAAACTTAACCAAGATTTGGTTGCGGTTGGTATAGGAAATACTATTGCAGGTTTTATTGGCGGATTGCCTATGATTTCTGAAATTGTAAGGAGCTCGGCTAACATCAATGCTGGAGCCAAAGGACGCATGAGTAATTTTTATCACGGCCTGTTCTTGTTTCTTTTTGTTTTATTAGCTGCATCTGTAATCAAGACCATCCCAAACACGGCTTTGGCGGCCATGTTGGTTTACACCGGATTTAAATTAGCCTCGCCAAAAGAGCTTAAGAAAATTAAAAGTATAGGGCTGGATCAGTTGCTTCAATTTTTAACAACTTTGATTGTAACGTTAATGACCGACCTATTGGTTGGTGTAGCCTCTGGAATAGCATTAAAAATTGTCATGGAACTGATGCAAGGGGTACGAGTTAAAGAAATGTTTAGTCTAAAGACACAAATGTTTTCGGGTGATAATGGGTTGGTTATAAAGGTTGATGGTGTGGCTTCTTTCATCAATTATCTTAAGTTTAAGACGCTTATTGATGCACAGCCAAAGAATAAAAAAATAGTTCTAGATTTTGCAGGCGCTCATTTTATTGACCACACGTTTTTAAATAATATTAATAGTATTCAAAATAAGTTTTCAAAAGAAGGTGGTGAGCTTATTAAAACAGGTTTTGAAAACCATCATTTTCAATCCAGTCACCATTTGGCTTCGAGACGCTTAATCACAAACCCTTTTCAACAGGTTAATGGCAATTTTGATTTGTCGAAACGTGCACAGCGTATCCAAAATATGGCATTGGTGAATCAATTAGACTTTGAAGCTAACCTAAGTCCGTCACTAATTAGACCGTATTTAAGTGCGTTCTCCATTTTGTCTAAACTAAGACGCGCAAGAAATTTTGTGCTTGGTACCCGAGAGCATTACAGTTTTATGCTTTGTGATATTACGTATGTGAGCGCTGGCGAGTTTTCTACTGAAACAAGTACATGCACTATAGCTTTAATTTTTAATATTGACAAAGGCGGGATTCCAGACTTTTATACCAAAGATAAAACAGACTTATTTGATTTCATTACAGACTATGATTTTAAACTCATGCCTAAAACTAACCATAGGCCGTTTAATGTATTTGGAAATAATCAAGACCTAATCGATACTTTTTTTACTCCCGGCATCACAGAAATTATTTCCAATAATCCTTATACGATAGAGTGTAAGCGTAGGGTAATGCTAATCCATAACGCTTGGAGCCATATTCAAGAAGGTGAGCCATTAATGGACTTATTAAATTATGTGGACCAATTAGCTACAGAAGTGGTGAAAAAAAGATTAGAAGAAAAGGCAAGTCTTACCGAAAACAGTCAGGTGCTCTAG
- a CDS encoding class I SAM-dependent methyltransferase — protein MGKNDIYFKTNKSTWNEKVKVHAKSEMYDIEAFKNGKSSLMPYELDALGDVNGKSLLHLQCHFGQDTLSWSRMGARCTGIDLSDEGIKLARALNDELQLNAQFVCCNVLETSKFVEATFDIVFTSYGVIGWLPDLKPWGQMIAERLAQGGTFYMVEFHPIVWMFDYLKEQPVMAYGYMQDEPIYEEYQGTYADENSSMISKEYGWNHGMGEIISALTEAGLHIEYLKEHHASPYNVLPNLIENEKGLFETKDKLYPLIFELKAVKV, from the coding sequence ATGGGTAAAAACGACATCTATTTTAAAACGAATAAATCTACTTGGAATGAAAAGGTGAAAGTACATGCCAAAAGTGAAATGTACGATATCGAGGCCTTTAAAAATGGAAAATCCTCGTTAATGCCCTATGAATTAGATGCCTTGGGCGATGTGAATGGAAAGTCGTTGTTGCATTTGCAATGTCATTTTGGACAGGACACTTTAAGTTGGAGTAGAATGGGAGCACGGTGTACTGGAATAGATTTAAGCGATGAAGGTATCAAGCTGGCCAGAGCATTGAACGATGAACTGCAACTTAATGCCCAGTTTGTGTGCTGTAATGTTTTAGAGACCTCTAAATTCGTTGAAGCAACTTTCGATATCGTTTTTACAAGTTACGGGGTTATAGGGTGGTTGCCCGATTTAAAGCCTTGGGGACAAATGATTGCTGAAAGACTAGCCCAAGGCGGTACATTTTATATGGTAGAATTTCATCCTATTGTCTGGATGTTCGATTATTTAAAAGAGCAACCTGTTATGGCCTATGGTTACATGCAAGATGAACCCATTTACGAAGAATACCAAGGTACCTATGCCGATGAAAACTCTAGTATGATAAGTAAGGAGTATGGCTGGAATCATGGTATGGGTGAAATTATCTCGGCTTTAACCGAAGCCGGGCTGCACATTGAATATTTAAAAGAGCATCATGCCAGCCCCTATAACGTATTGCCTAATTTAATTGAAAATGAAAAAGGCTTATTCGAAACTAAGGATAAACTCTATCCATTAATTTTTGAGTTGAAGGCTGTTAAGGTTTGA
- a CDS encoding (4Fe-4S)-binding protein encodes MGKTKEYTNGEVTVIWEAEKCIHSAICAKGLPKVFRPRLRPWIKLDEDKTETIVNQVKQCPSGALRYYMNNEKEETVENSSTKAQILEDGPLLVHGTLTITHKDGTSEIKENTTAFCRCGHSNNKPFCDGAHTKAGFKG; translated from the coding sequence ATGGGAAAGACAAAAGAATACACCAACGGAGAGGTTACTGTAATTTGGGAGGCTGAAAAATGCATTCATTCGGCTATTTGTGCCAAAGGACTTCCCAAAGTATTTCGTCCCAGACTTAGGCCATGGATTAAATTAGACGAGGATAAAACCGAAACCATCGTTAATCAAGTAAAGCAATGTCCGTCTGGGGCATTACGCTATTATATGAATAATGAAAAAGAAGAAACCGTCGAGAATTCGTCTACCAAAGCTCAAATTTTAGAGGATGGTCCTTTATTGGTTCATGGTACGTTAACCATTACTCATAAGGATGGTACTTCTGAAATAAAAGAAAACACCACAGCTTTTTGTAGATGCGGTCACTCTAATAACAAACCCTTTTGCGATGGCGCACATACCAAAGCAGGTTTTAAGGGCTAA
- the kynU gene encoding kynureninase translates to MLAYKTGKDFAIELDKNDELASYRNQFHIPKDKNGNNLIYMTGNSLGLQPKSTKEYIDQELNDWAELGVEGHFEAKNPWLGYHEYLTKKMANVVGAKPIETIVMNTLTVNLHLMMVSFYKPTKTRYKILIESDAFPSDKYAVESQLRHHGFCDKEGLILWKPRYGEELLNYDDLETILKQQGDDIALILLGGVNYYTGQFFDLKRITSLGHEYGCLVGFDCAHGAGNVKLDLHDSGADFAVWCSYKYLNSGPGSLAGCFVNEKHAHRKDLNRFTGWWSHNKATRFTMRDEFDQLPGAEGWQLSNPPILSMAAIKASLDMFEEVGMDKLVEKSKKLTGYFEFLMKQLGEDAIRIITPENPDERGCQLSIQVKKADKSLHKRLTASGVISDWREPDVIRCAPVPLYNSFQDIYNLVERLKEILT, encoded by the coding sequence GTGTTAGCTTACAAAACAGGTAAAGATTTCGCCATAGAATTAGATAAAAACGATGAGCTTGCATCTTATAGAAATCAATTCCATATCCCCAAAGACAAGAACGGAAACAACCTCATTTACATGACGGGCAACTCCTTAGGCCTGCAACCAAAATCCACAAAAGAATACATAGACCAAGAGCTTAATGATTGGGCAGAATTGGGTGTTGAAGGCCATTTTGAAGCTAAAAACCCTTGGTTGGGTTACCATGAATATTTAACTAAAAAAATGGCCAATGTTGTTGGGGCCAAACCCATTGAAACCATAGTAATGAATACCTTAACGGTAAACCTTCACCTCATGATGGTTTCATTTTATAAACCAACAAAAACACGTTACAAAATACTTATTGAGAGCGATGCGTTTCCTTCTGATAAATATGCGGTAGAATCGCAACTACGCCACCATGGTTTTTGCGATAAAGAAGGACTTATACTCTGGAAACCAAGATACGGAGAAGAATTGCTTAACTACGACGATTTAGAAACCATTTTAAAACAACAAGGCGATGATATTGCCTTGATATTGCTCGGCGGTGTTAATTATTATACTGGACAATTCTTCGACCTTAAACGCATAACATCTTTAGGTCATGAATACGGTTGCTTGGTAGGTTTTGATTGTGCCCATGGTGCTGGTAATGTAAAACTCGACCTTCATGATTCAGGCGCCGATTTTGCCGTTTGGTGCTCCTATAAATATTTAAACTCCGGACCTGGCAGTTTGGCCGGGTGCTTTGTGAATGAAAAACATGCTCACCGAAAGGATTTAAACCGATTTACAGGTTGGTGGAGTCATAACAAAGCGACTCGATTTACTATGCGAGATGAGTTCGACCAACTTCCCGGAGCCGAGGGGTGGCAACTTAGTAATCCGCCTATTTTATCTATGGCGGCCATAAAGGCTTCGCTTGATATGTTTGAAGAAGTGGGCATGGATAAGCTGGTTGAAAAATCGAAAAAACTTACTGGATATTTTGAGTTTTTAATGAAACAGCTAGGTGAAGATGCAATAAGAATTATTACTCCTGAAAATCCAGATGAGCGTGGTTGCCAATTATCTATACAAGTAAAAAAAGCCGATAAATCATTACACAAAAGACTAACAGCTTCTGGAGTAATTAGCGATTGGCGAGAACCCGATGTAATTCGTTGTGCACCGGTACCG